DNA sequence from the Anguilla anguilla isolate fAngAng1 chromosome 4, fAngAng1.pri, whole genome shotgun sequence genome:
ATGAAACGCAGAGCCCTAATTGGCTGAACCCTCACATCCCCTGAGTGGGGCAATATGTGAGTTTTATTCCTTTATGAAAAGGATAAAACAGTCAAAACCGATACTACCTTTTATTATAGTGGTTGTTGCACTATTGTGGTTGTTGTAACCTTAATTAGAACAAGGAAGAAACAAGGACATCTAGTGGGCACTAAAGCAGCTACTTTTAAATTACACCCCTCCCTTTGTACAGTCAGATTCATTAAATTATCCACATAAGATTGACTAAAAGCTATTttactaaactttttttttactaaactaCTCTACTTTTGCCagaaaataatacatcattaggTTTGCTAATAAATATCCATAttagcaaacacaaacattcaaatTAGTATTTTTTGCCTTCATAACTCTACTGAGCTGGCTATGATTTATATGGCAACATACCATATGTGGCCAATATGTAGTCATATTAGTCAATTCTGAACTCAGTCAGGTGCATCACATATTTACACAATTTCTACCTACAGTATTGGCTTCCAGGCTATTAAGTTTTATGTCAATATTTTGGAAATGCATAAGCCTGTCAGGATTTCAGTTAGAAGATTACCATGATACAGAGCTATTAAATGGTTGTCCTGCAGTTAATCCCTCTAACTGGCAGGTGTGCTGGGAGAAGTAGTCAGTCTATGGGTTGACGAGGTGTCTCCTTGTATGCATTATcccagctttattttatttatttatactgtgtTTGCTGGCTCCAGATTACATTTCAGGCAGACATTCATGTCCAGAGTGACAAATGCGGAAACCTAGGCCCCAACTGTAAACTAGTAAAGCCTGTTAGGGAAAATAGAGGACTAACCAATAAGAAAACACAGCAAGCAAAATAAGACTGCAATGCGAAAGAATATCAATAAACAATGTAACAAATTAGGAGTGCAATCGATGGTAATTAATCACAGCTGCAGTAGTCTAGCTGTTGGCAGAAGAACTAGaaggggtttgggggaggggtgagaagCCAAGGTATGATTTGATGACTCTTCCATCTGTGACAAGAGGCGGGAattgtttgtgctgttctgGCTGATGTGGGGAGGTCACTCCACTAGCTTCagagacacagattaagcctagtcctagGCTGAATTCtattttgaatggagattctcCATAGAAAAATAGCAATTCAGTCCAGGACTATGCTtaatcagtgtctgtgaaaccaTCTGCACTGTAAATATAGACCATGATGATTTAAAGGTCCCTAAAGTGACTCAGATAAAACTAAGTGGGGAAAAATAACTCCTGAAAAAAATTTTGGCTGGCTGTGTTAACTATTTATGAATCCACTCTGCAAGTCACTGCAtatgcaatttaatttttaaattagtgTTATGCTAATTCCAGAAAACATCAATTGAATGCAATATTACAACCATATATTcatgtaaaatgttaatttttaggCAAACCGATGTTTCATAAGTAGGGCCATGttacttcagtcctccaccagctagagGTCATGATAGCCTCTTTTTCAAGCCACTTCTCAAACAAGGACCAGGACCAAGAGGGaagaccactggctcaaagacatgcttttcagGACATTTAAAGGTCCATGTTCACTTTACaccctgactctccccatattagatcaactaatcGTTTATATAAATGGgtcaattagaaactcaattgtatgattagtcacttgactgtgcaGTTAAAGTGCCTATGGGGACTCTTGGAAGATagccattgaaatacaagtttaaaatCTGTACAGGTCACAGGGTGGAGACATACCTGTGGCccaatttatgaaatgtttggacataatgtttattattgttaacCAAAATAAAGGCAAAGGGGAGgtacttttttgtcatttaaggaacaaatttcctaaatgtaccctgaaagtacaataCTGTTCTATTTGGGTACTGATGAGTACCTTTCACAAGGAAAAATGGTAGAAATTGATTATGCATTACTGGCTATGGGAACAATTTTATGTTCTAATAGGGTACCACCCCAACGGCAAGTGTTAATACCTTTATaaccacttttttttctgagagtgtaggtGGCTTAGCTGGCTTGGGAGCCCGcctaagacatttcaatgcaggaaaaacctTGCACAGGATTACAAAAAGAGAACACTATCAGAATAAATGTTCTGAGTAATGTCACTGTACATGGTTAATCTGATATGATATATATACTTTtcttaataattattaataataattacactgTTTTGACAGTATGATGTATGGATTATTACTGACAATAAATAGGTGTTTTAAGAAGAGAAATATCCAATTTAAGTAtctgtttgaaataaataaatttccttttttcaatcTATATTGTATAGGGAATTAAAATGCTGACACATTCTAGTCTCTTACAGTACATGAGCCCTTAGCAACTTTGAATAGTGCTCTGGGCAATACATCTGCAAATAAACATCCATTTTTCCTTTCACCCTCTGATCGCCAGCCAGACCTATAGAAAGTGTGGGAAAGAGAGATGTAAACAATTCCTAAACCACAAAAACAGTGAGAAGCAATTCAAAGAGTTAGacattataaataaacagaacacacacatttgtctTGTGCACACAAAGGAACATGAACCCAATCTCTTTCATAAAGATAGTGAAACAATATCGAGATTGAGCTCAAGAGGGAAATCATATAGAAAAGAACATGCATACAACGCCTCTGAGGATATGATTCCAATGGGCACGGACCAATCAAATGCTTTGCTCACCCAGCCTTTCAGCAGTCCTCTGTATTTTGTGCAGTGCAGACTGGACCTCTTTTCCATCTGGGACCAGAACCTCTATCTCTCCAACACAATACCCAAAGTCAGCCTGGTCAAGATCCACATGAATCCCACCCTCTTCACCCTCCTcagtaagagagaaagagcatcGCTCAGTAGTGAACTTAGCAAAGGGTGCCAGGTTCATTTCCCTCAACCAGGATAGGTCACTGCTACTTTCTGCACAGCACTGGTTGGAATGTTCAATCCCTGCTGCTATGCACTTTTCAACATCGGCTCGTGGGTTTAAGGGTTTTTTGTCAAGACTGGTAACTGGGTTTTTCTGGTCAATTTCCCTGCTGGTCTCTGGCCttcctttttcctcttttgGACCTTGTTTGTCGCTTTCTTTGTATTCTTTCTCAGCCAATGGATTGATCAGCCCATTTTGTTCTTCACATTTCTCTTTCATAACCTCTCTCACTTTTGCTATAATCTCAGGCAGAATGGTTATCTCTCTGTATCTAGTGCACAATCTTTCTGCCTGATCCTCCTCCCATCCTTGCATCTTCTCCATTGCAGGACATTTGAGTTCCCAGCATCCTTGGCGACAACGCAGCCACACATCGTTCAGTGTTAGACTGAAGTCTGGAGAGTCAAAATACTGATCTTGAAATCGGCACTGGCCAACACATACAGCTGTTGATAGAGGGTCGGAGAGACAAAATAAGAATATCTCCCTGTATATTAAGACCACACTGAAAAGTAATGAGACTAGAAaggagtattttttaaaaagttataaaCTATTATATTCTAACAGAGTTCTACATCTGGACACACCTCCAATATCTCTTAATTTGTTCTTGATGTCTGGGTCACACACAAATTTTCTCTCCACTTCCACACTCATCGTGTCTTCAGTATCGCACCTAAATGACAATGTCAAGAACATGTCCCATTGAAATTCAAAGTGACGGAGGTGCTATCACCATATTAACTTGGCAGGTATGTTTAAATAATCAAAAGACGTATCTGCACCACTTTCTCCGACAACTAACAGTTAGCTATATTTGTTCTCTTAATTTCCTTATTCTAGGATGACATTTCCAATATAtactagctagcttgttagctcgTAGGTAAATATCGTTGTGAAACTGTCTATTTGCCGACGAGTTAAGTTAAGTTATAGTTAACGCTAGCTAGCATTTATGTAACTCGTATTACACAGTTTATCTGAGACAACTAATacattaaattaacattatATTAAAGTATATGATACACCTtatttgggaaaataaaatacatacctAGAAAAGATTAGTTGACTTCGTTGCCCCgttctttattttgaaaataaaatcaatttcgACAGGCGTGGCGCGGACAGCAACACTCTCGATTTACAGCTATAGATACGTAACATACTAGATGTACCGCTAACatgctgcattctgggattttAGTGTCCGCCAAGACACTGCGCTAAATAACTTTTGATGCAACGTCGCCGGAAcgattttaaaaacaccagaATTTGATATCCTTCTATTAAATGCTCGCTTCATTTGCCCATTGGGCTCGAAATGTTATAattgtaaatatgaatgtagaAACTGAACTAACCTGTCCGAAAACCTGTCAAAAAATAAGTCTGGTAACAACCATGCAATTTGGCTTTTTAATTGATTATGCACAGATTAAATCAATTGCAATAcaaaagctattattattattattattattattataattattaataataataatgataataatcattttcattaca
Encoded proteins:
- the thtpa gene encoding thiamine-triphosphatase isoform X1 yields the protein MSVEVERKFVCDPDIKNKLRDIGAVCVGQCRFQDQYFDSPDFSLTLNDVWLRCRQGCWELKCPAMEKMQGWEEDQAERLCTRYREITILPEIIAKVREVMKEKCEEQNGLINPLAEKEYKESDKQGPKEEKGRPETSREIDQKNPVTSLDKKPLNPRADVEKCIAAGIEHSNQCCAESSSDLSWLREMNLAPFAKFTTERCSFSLTEEGEEGGIHVDLDQADFGYCVGEIEVLVPDGKEVQSALHKIQRTAERLGLAGDQRVKGKMDVYLQMYCPEHYSKLLRAHVL
- the thtpa gene encoding thiamine-triphosphatase isoform X2; this translates as MSVEVERKFVCDPDIKNKLRDIGAVCVGQCRFQDQYFDSPDFSLTLNDVWLRCRQGCWELKCPAMEKMQGWEEDQAERLCTRYREITILPEIIAKVREVMKEKCEEQNGLINPLAEKEYKESDKQGPKEEKGRPETSREIDQKNPVTSLDKKPLNPRADVEKCIAAGIEHSNQCCAESSSDLSWLREMNLAPFAKFTTERCSFSLTEEGEEGGIHVDLDQADFGYCVGEIEVLVPDGKEVQSALHKIQRTAERLGLAGDQRVKGKMDVYLQMFFLH